The proteins below are encoded in one region of Sideroxydans lithotrophicus ES-1:
- the gspG gene encoding type II secretion system major pseudopilin GspG produces MKTRFSTRLAQGFTLIEIMVVVLIIGVLAALIVPKVMSRPDEARITAAKQDIATITQALNLYKLDNQRYPTTEQGLTALVKKPTISPIPANWKSEGYLDRVPKDPWGTPYQYLQPGVHGAIDVFSLGADKTSGGEGNDADIGSWQD; encoded by the coding sequence ATGAAAACTCGTTTCTCAACCCGCCTTGCGCAAGGCTTCACCCTGATCGAGATCATGGTCGTCGTCCTCATCATCGGCGTGCTGGCAGCGCTGATCGTACCCAAGGTGATGAGCCGTCCGGACGAGGCGCGCATCACCGCCGCCAAGCAGGACATCGCCACCATCACCCAGGCGCTCAACCTCTACAAACTCGACAACCAGCGCTATCCCACCACGGAACAGGGGCTGACCGCCCTGGTGAAGAAACCCACCATCTCGCCCATTCCGGCCAACTGGAAAAGCGAAGGCTACCTCGACCGCGTACCGAAAGATCCGTGGGGCACACCTTACCAGTACCTGCAGCCGGGCGTGCACGGCGCGATCGACGTGTTCAGCCTGGGTGCGGACAAGACCAGCGGCGGTGAAGGCAACGACGCCGACATCGGATCGTGGCAGGACTGA
- the gspF gene encoding type II secretion system inner membrane protein GspF, which translates to MAAFHYNALDAAGKTSTGMIEADSARLARTQLRDKGLFVVELQSLSESLAPSGTRSWNLPFRKRISLSEVSLMLRQFATLLEAGLPLEQALAVLIEQGDNPAMRQVLATMRSEVLAGNTLARAMEKHRDTFPEIHRALINAGEESGELATVMDRLATYSEGQQALQQKIGLAMIYPAIVVTVAVLVVGGLLIFVVPPVVEVFQQTHQALPFLTRALIGLSDLLSATWLYLIVFFVLGGFGVQRALQQETLRFQLHLKLLRLPIVGKLIRGNNTARMASTLSILVGSGVGLLTALNAACGVVSNLPMRRALEDAAAKVREGATLSRALAASGLFPPVLVHLIASGEQSGRLDTMLDRVAKQQTQEVSGFTSTLASILEPVLILFMGAVVLLIVLAILLPIIQMNQMVK; encoded by the coding sequence ATGGCCGCCTTCCACTACAACGCGCTAGACGCAGCAGGCAAAACCAGCACCGGCATGATCGAAGCCGACTCGGCCCGCCTCGCGCGCACCCAGTTGCGCGACAAAGGCCTGTTCGTGGTCGAGCTGCAATCTCTGTCCGAATCTCTCGCCCCGAGCGGTACGCGCAGCTGGAACCTGCCGTTCCGCAAACGCATCTCGCTGTCCGAAGTCAGCCTCATGCTGCGCCAGTTCGCCACACTGCTCGAAGCGGGCTTGCCGCTGGAGCAGGCGCTGGCGGTACTGATCGAGCAGGGCGACAACCCCGCCATGCGCCAAGTGCTCGCCACCATGCGTTCGGAAGTGCTCGCCGGTAACACGTTGGCGCGCGCCATGGAAAAGCATCGCGACACCTTCCCCGAGATCCACCGCGCACTCATCAATGCGGGTGAAGAGTCCGGCGAACTCGCCACGGTGATGGACAGGCTCGCCACCTATTCCGAGGGACAGCAGGCATTGCAGCAAAAGATCGGCCTGGCGATGATCTACCCCGCCATCGTCGTCACAGTCGCCGTGCTCGTGGTCGGCGGCTTGCTGATCTTCGTCGTGCCGCCCGTAGTGGAAGTGTTCCAGCAGACGCATCAGGCGCTGCCATTCCTCACCCGCGCACTGATCGGATTGAGCGATCTGCTCTCCGCCACCTGGCTTTACCTGATCGTCTTTTTCGTTCTCGGCGGCTTCGGTGTGCAGCGTGCCTTGCAGCAGGAGACATTGCGCTTCCAGCTGCATCTCAAGCTGCTGCGCCTGCCCATCGTCGGCAAGCTGATCCGCGGCAACAACACCGCGCGCATGGCCAGCACGCTGTCGATCCTGGTCGGCAGCGGCGTCGGCCTGCTCACCGCACTCAACGCCGCCTGCGGCGTGGTCAGCAATCTGCCGATGCGCCGAGCGCTGGAAGATGCCGCAGCGAAAGTACGCGAAGGTGCGACGCTGAGCCGCGCACTTGCCGCCTCCGGTCTGTTCCCGCCGGTGCTGGTCCACCTCATCGCCAGCGGCGAGCAAAGCGGCCGCCTCGACACCATGCTGGACCGCGTCGCCAAGCAGCAGACGCAGGAAGTTTCCGGTTTCACCAGTACGCTCGCTTCCATCCTCGAACCTGTGCTCATCCTGTTCATGGGGGCGGTGGTGTTGCTGATCGTGCTGGCGATCCTGCTGCCCATCATCCAGATGAACCAGATGGTGAAGTGA
- the gspE gene encoding type II secretion system ATPase GspE, which translates to MSQTAINRRAARRLPYTFARTQGVVLTDCDERAVLAVRRDAKPEAIAEVMRQLALPLDATLVDTEEFERILSGAYSQADESTATLLDDAEQDMDLSMLLHDLPRSADLLESENDAPVIRMINALLAQAVRDNASDIHIEPFETRSVVRFRLDGTLKDIAEPHRALHAALVSRIKVMADLDIAEKRLPQDGRIALRLAGRPVDVRVSTLPTGHGERVVMRLLDKEAGRLDLTRLGMSAAALEAMMRLTNQPHGIVLVTGPTGSGKTTTLYAALSCIDATVTNVMTVEDPVEYDLDGISQTQVNPRIDMSFARALRAILRQDPDVIMIGEIRDLETAQIAVQSSLTGHLVLATLHTNDTVSAVTRLTDMGVEPFLLSSSIVGVLAQRLVRRLCPDCREAYAPDEAELALLARYGKPTVIYRPAGCANCNQTGYRGRTGIYELLEVDDSLRSMIHSRASEQHLRDYAMKNGMLNLRDDGMRWVVSGDTSLEEVIRVTRD; encoded by the coding sequence GTGAGCCAGACCGCGATCAATCGCCGCGCTGCGCGCCGCCTGCCCTACACCTTCGCCAGGACGCAAGGCGTGGTGCTGACCGATTGCGATGAACGCGCGGTACTTGCCGTGCGCCGCGATGCGAAGCCGGAAGCCATTGCCGAAGTGATGCGCCAGCTCGCGTTGCCGCTCGACGCCACGCTGGTCGATACGGAAGAGTTCGAGCGCATCCTGAGCGGTGCCTATTCGCAGGCCGATGAATCCACCGCCACGCTGCTCGACGATGCCGAGCAGGACATGGACCTGTCCATGCTGCTGCACGACCTGCCCAGATCCGCCGACCTGCTCGAATCGGAGAACGACGCGCCGGTCATCCGCATGATCAATGCGCTGCTGGCCCAGGCCGTGCGCGACAACGCTTCCGACATCCACATCGAGCCATTCGAGACACGCTCGGTGGTGCGCTTCCGTCTCGACGGCACCCTGAAGGATATCGCCGAGCCGCACCGCGCACTGCATGCCGCGTTGGTGTCGCGCATCAAGGTCATGGCCGATCTCGACATCGCCGAAAAGCGCCTGCCGCAGGACGGCCGCATCGCCTTGCGTCTGGCAGGTCGCCCCGTAGATGTGCGCGTCTCGACGTTGCCCACAGGGCATGGCGAGCGCGTAGTCATGAGGCTCCTCGACAAGGAAGCGGGACGCCTCGACCTCACCAGACTAGGCATGAGTGCGGCCGCTCTTGAAGCCATGATGCGGCTCACCAACCAGCCGCACGGCATCGTGCTGGTCACCGGGCCGACCGGTTCAGGCAAGACCACTACCCTGTATGCGGCGTTGTCGTGCATCGACGCGACCGTCACCAACGTGATGACGGTGGAAGACCCGGTGGAATACGACCTCGACGGCATCAGCCAGACCCAGGTGAACCCGCGCATCGACATGAGCTTTGCGCGAGCCCTGCGCGCCATCCTGCGCCAGGACCCGGACGTGATCATGATCGGCGAGATCCGCGACCTCGAGACCGCGCAGATCGCAGTGCAGTCCAGCCTCACCGGCCACCTGGTACTCGCCACGTTGCACACCAACGATACCGTCAGTGCCGTCACCCGCCTCACCGACATGGGCGTGGAACCCTTCCTGCTCTCTTCCAGCATCGTCGGCGTGCTAGCGCAACGGCTGGTGCGCCGCCTGTGCCCGGATTGTCGCGAGGCTTATGCACCGGACGAAGCGGAACTGGCGTTGCTCGCACGCTACGGTAAGCCGACAGTGATCTACCGCCCGGCCGGCTGCGCCAATTGCAACCAGACCGGCTATCGCGGCCGCACCGGCATCTATGAGTTGCTGGAAGTGGATGACTCGCTGCGCAGCATGATCCACTCGCGCGCAAGCGAGCAGCACTTGCGCGACTATGCGATGAAGAATGGGATGCTGAACCTGCGTGACGATGGCATGCGCTGGGTGGTTTCGGGGGATACCTCGCTGGAAGAAGTGATCCGCGTGACGCGGGATTGA
- the gspD gene encoding type II secretion system secretin GspD, which produces MINSIALRSLLIFSLAIFVAAPCHAEKKEDELVTLNFVNADIQEVIRAISQISKKNFLVDPRVKGTINIVSATPVSPALGYDILLSALRLQGYAAVESNGVTQIIPEAEAKQHIDSLAQGRGDKLVTHVFVLKYESASQLVNVVRPMISPNSVVVAYPASNALVVTDYASSVRRIDKLIDSIDQPSADAPIVIPVKHASAVDLANIINRLMPEAAASQSGGDDNQRFVLLADSRTNGLLLRSGNPGRIARVKELVTKLDSAANTPGNIHVVQLKNADATKLAQTLRSVLSGETAPPAAPSTVPQSAGVATSSTGMIQADPSSNALIVTASEPIYNNLRSVIDKLDVRRPQIFVEALIVEVTADKAAEFGVQWQNLVGASKSGAHIIGGTNFGSVASGNNIIDAANNLSTVNQGLNIGIVNGTTTIPGVGTVLNLGMLARALETDTNANILSEPNLMTLDNEEAKIVVGQNVPFITGQYAQTGSATTATPFQTIERKDVGLTLKIKPQIMQGGTVKLQIYQEVSSVLPSSSSSTSGLITNKRSIESNILVDDNQIVVLGGLIQDSVNDVQSKTPLLGDIPILGSLFRYDTRQHTKTNLMVFIRPYIMYQQNSYQQLTDNFYEQMNKKREDARMPDHWILPNDDKDKSLPPLPEKPVSAASSTEAASAPAAAPTQSASAPVAASPPDRLPQP; this is translated from the coding sequence TTGATCAACAGTATCGCGCTGCGCTCATTGCTGATATTCAGCCTGGCGATCTTCGTCGCGGCACCCTGCCATGCGGAAAAGAAGGAAGACGAACTGGTCACGCTGAATTTCGTCAATGCCGACATCCAGGAAGTCATCCGCGCCATCTCGCAGATCTCCAAGAAGAATTTCCTCGTCGATCCGCGCGTGAAAGGCACCATCAATATCGTTTCCGCCACCCCAGTCTCGCCCGCGCTGGGCTACGACATCCTGCTCTCGGCCCTGCGCCTGCAGGGCTATGCGGCAGTGGAATCCAATGGCGTGACCCAGATCATTCCCGAGGCGGAAGCGAAACAGCATATCGATTCGCTGGCACAGGGCCGCGGCGACAAGCTGGTCACCCATGTGTTCGTGCTGAAATACGAATCTGCTTCGCAACTGGTCAACGTCGTGCGTCCGATGATCTCGCCGAACAGCGTGGTGGTCGCCTATCCTGCCAGCAATGCGCTGGTGGTCACCGACTATGCCAGCAGCGTCAGGCGTATCGACAAGCTCATCGACTCCATCGACCAGCCCAGCGCGGATGCGCCTATCGTCATTCCCGTCAAACACGCTTCCGCGGTCGATCTCGCCAACATCATCAATCGCCTGATGCCCGAGGCGGCAGCTTCCCAATCCGGCGGCGACGACAACCAGCGTTTCGTGCTGCTGGCAGACAGTCGCACCAACGGACTGCTGCTGCGCTCGGGCAACCCCGGCCGCATCGCCCGCGTCAAGGAATTGGTCACCAAACTGGACAGCGCTGCCAACACACCCGGCAATATCCATGTAGTGCAACTGAAAAATGCCGATGCGACCAAACTCGCACAGACCCTGCGCTCGGTGTTGAGTGGCGAGACGGCCCCGCCCGCTGCACCGAGCACTGTGCCGCAGTCAGCCGGTGTCGCAACATCCAGCACCGGCATGATCCAGGCCGACCCCTCTTCCAACGCGCTCATCGTCACCGCCTCGGAACCGATCTATAACAACCTCCGTTCCGTGATCGACAAACTGGATGTGCGCCGCCCGCAGATATTCGTGGAAGCGCTGATCGTCGAGGTGACTGCAGACAAGGCTGCCGAGTTCGGCGTGCAGTGGCAGAATCTGGTGGGTGCATCCAAGAGCGGCGCACACATCATCGGCGGCACCAACTTCGGCAGCGTCGCCAGCGGCAACAACATCATCGATGCGGCAAATAACCTGAGTACGGTGAACCAGGGGCTGAACATCGGCATCGTGAACGGCACCACCACCATCCCCGGTGTCGGTACCGTGCTCAATCTCGGCATGCTGGCGCGTGCGCTAGAAACGGACACCAACGCCAACATCCTGTCCGAACCCAATCTGATGACCCTGGACAACGAAGAGGCCAAGATCGTGGTCGGCCAGAACGTCCCCTTCATCACCGGCCAGTACGCGCAGACTGGTTCTGCCACCACCGCCACACCGTTCCAGACCATCGAACGCAAGGACGTCGGCCTGACGCTGAAGATCAAGCCGCAGATCATGCAGGGCGGCACGGTGAAGCTGCAGATCTACCAGGAAGTGTCGAGCGTGCTTCCTTCCTCATCCTCCTCGACCTCGGGCCTGATCACGAACAAACGCTCCATCGAATCCAACATCCTGGTGGACGACAACCAGATCGTGGTGCTGGGCGGTTTGATCCAGGACTCGGTCAACGATGTGCAGAGCAAGACACCGCTGCTCGGCGACATTCCCATTCTCGGCAGCCTGTTCCGCTACGACACACGGCAGCACACCAAGACCAACCTGATGGTGTTCATCCGCCCCTACATCATGTATCAGCAGAACAGCTACCAGCAGCTCACCGACAACTTTTACGAACAGATGAACAAGAAGCGCGAGGACGCGCGCATGCCAGACCACTGGATATTACCGAACGACGACAAGGACAAATCGCTGCCGCCCCTGCCGGAAAAGCCGGTCTCTGCTGCAAGTTCTACCGAAGCCGCGAGCGCACCTGCAGCCGCACCGACCCAATCCGCCAGCGCACCGGTCGCAGCGTCTCCCCCCGATCGACTCCCGCAGCCGTGA
- a CDS encoding metal ABC transporter permease — MNSIELDIVLPAFIAGLLVLATHIPFGMRVLQRGVVFADLAVAQIAGLGVIIAGLLDLTEHPLLVQLIAATSALCGAALLAWIERNLPDVKEACIGLTFVLSATLGILLMSHDVHAGEHLKDLLVGQILWVNDTQLIATALLTVVLLAIWKGSRQRLGYFGFYALFAIAITASVQLVGIYLVFASLILPAVVTWRQSRRRYHYAFAVGIAGYALGLLLSVWFDLPTGAAIVWAMMLSGGIMLLANKLR, encoded by the coding sequence ATGAACAGCATCGAACTCGACATCGTCCTGCCCGCCTTCATCGCGGGTCTGCTGGTGCTCGCCACGCACATCCCGTTCGGCATGCGTGTGCTGCAGCGCGGCGTGGTCTTCGCCGACCTCGCCGTGGCGCAGATCGCCGGACTCGGCGTCATCATCGCCGGCTTGCTCGACCTCACCGAACATCCGCTGCTGGTGCAGCTCATCGCCGCCACCAGCGCGCTGTGCGGAGCGGCTTTGCTGGCATGGATCGAGCGGAACTTGCCGGACGTGAAAGAAGCCTGTATCGGCCTGACCTTCGTGCTTTCGGCCACGCTCGGCATCCTGCTGATGAGCCATGACGTGCATGCCGGCGAACACCTGAAGGACCTGCTGGTCGGCCAGATACTCTGGGTGAACGACACGCAACTGATCGCCACCGCACTGCTCACGGTCGTCCTGCTCGCCATCTGGAAAGGCTCCCGCCAGCGTCTGGGCTATTTCGGTTTCTACGCGCTGTTCGCCATCGCCATCACCGCCTCGGTGCAGCTGGTCGGCATCTACCTGGTGTTCGCCAGCCTGATCCTGCCCGCGGTGGTGACCTGGCGCCAGAGCAGAAGGCGGTATCACTACGCATTTGCGGTCGGCATCGCGGGCTATGCACTGGGCCTGTTGCTGTCGGTCTGGTTCGACCTGCCGACGGGAGCTGCCATCGTCTGGGCGATGATGTTGAGCGGCGGAATCATGCTGCTGGCGAACAAGCTGCGCTGA
- a CDS encoding metal ABC transporter substrate-binding protein, whose product MNKIIFTLLMLLLSGNAHAALNVFACEPEWAALTHELAGDQANIYTATGALQDPHQVQARPSLIARARGAQLLVCTGAELEIGWMPVVLRESANSRIQPGSDGNFEAAKYVTMLEVPSRLDRADGDVHAEGNPHIQTDARNFLPVAAALSKKLIELDPANTALYQQRYKDFDQKWRAAIARWEKQAAPLKGVSIVVHHKGFPYLNDWLGLKEVAELEPKPGMEPSAAHLGEVLNDLQQHPARMVLRAAYQNERPSEWISQRAHIPAVMLPFTVGGTPQATDLFAFFDDTIQRLLAGLKQG is encoded by the coding sequence ATGAACAAGATAATCTTCACGCTTTTGATGTTGCTGCTGAGCGGCAACGCACACGCCGCACTGAACGTGTTCGCCTGCGAACCGGAATGGGCGGCACTCACGCATGAGCTCGCGGGCGACCAGGCCAACATCTACACCGCCACCGGCGCACTGCAGGATCCCCACCAGGTGCAGGCTCGCCCCAGCCTGATCGCCAGGGCGCGCGGCGCGCAACTGCTGGTGTGCACCGGTGCGGAGCTCGAGATCGGCTGGATGCCGGTGGTACTGCGCGAATCCGCCAACAGCAGGATACAGCCCGGCAGCGACGGGAACTTCGAGGCGGCCAAATATGTGACCATGCTGGAAGTACCGTCCCGCCTGGATCGTGCCGATGGCGACGTACATGCGGAAGGCAATCCGCACATCCAGACCGACGCGCGCAATTTCCTGCCGGTCGCGGCGGCGCTGAGCAAAAAACTGATCGAGCTCGACCCGGCGAACACGGCGCTCTACCAGCAGCGATACAAGGACTTCGACCAGAAGTGGCGTGCCGCCATCGCAAGATGGGAAAAGCAGGCGGCCCCGCTCAAGGGGGTATCGATCGTCGTGCATCACAAGGGTTTCCCTTACCTGAACGACTGGCTGGGACTGAAGGAAGTCGCCGAGCTGGAGCCCAAGCCCGGCATGGAACCCAGCGCCGCGCACCTGGGAGAGGTACTGAACGATCTGCAGCAGCACCCGGCACGCATGGTATTGCGCGCCGCCTACCAGAACGAGCGCCCGTCGGAATGGATCTCGCAGCGCGCGCACATTCCTGCGGTAATGCTGCCATTCACCGTGGGCGGCACGCCGCAAGCGACGGACCTGTTCGCATTCTTTGACGACACCATCCAGCGCCTGCTGGCAGGATTGAAACAAGGATAG
- a CDS encoding TonB-dependent receptor, with amino-acid sequence MLKRICSNTAVAVLLCHSVGASAASATSDNAFNPAVSFIMVGTYGNLQRDPTVPVTGFAMNPVPGHQQGFNLGESELGLAADIDPQFRGVATISLLPSGGSSVENAFVQTTALENGVNLKFGRFFSALGYLNEQHSHTWDFVDQPLVYSVLWGDQLKDDGIQLKWLAPTDLFVEVGGEVGKGSNFPGTNTAKNGSGAGTLFVHIGDDIGIEQSWRAGLSLHQTRQTSALSTGVPDQLNTPGGVSDSFTGSSNTAGLDFVWKYSHNGNFRESYLKVQSEYFRRKDSGQLTYDTAGANLTGSYTGTQSGWYLQSVYQFTPNWRSGIRYDRLDPGTVSLGAALAGKVIANYGYNPSRFTWMADYNTSEFARIRLQLAHDNSRQGLADNQLFVQYIMAMGAHGAHQY; translated from the coding sequence ATGTTAAAGAGAATCTGTTCCAATACGGCTGTCGCCGTACTGTTGTGTCATTCCGTCGGTGCCTCTGCCGCCAGTGCAACCAGCGACAACGCTTTCAATCCGGCTGTGTCGTTCATCATGGTCGGCACCTATGGCAACTTGCAGCGCGACCCCACGGTGCCCGTCACCGGTTTCGCCATGAATCCCGTTCCAGGGCACCAGCAAGGTTTCAATCTGGGCGAATCGGAACTGGGGCTCGCTGCGGACATCGACCCGCAATTCCGCGGCGTGGCGACGATATCGCTGCTGCCCTCCGGCGGCTCCAGCGTAGAGAACGCCTTCGTGCAGACCACTGCGCTGGAGAACGGAGTCAACCTCAAGTTCGGCCGCTTCTTCTCCGCATTGGGCTACCTCAACGAGCAGCACTCGCACACCTGGGACTTCGTCGATCAGCCGCTGGTGTATTCGGTGCTTTGGGGTGACCAGCTGAAGGACGACGGCATCCAGCTCAAATGGCTGGCGCCGACGGACCTGTTCGTCGAAGTGGGCGGCGAGGTCGGCAAAGGCAGCAACTTCCCGGGTACGAACACGGCCAAGAACGGCAGCGGCGCGGGCACGCTGTTCGTACATATCGGCGACGACATCGGCATCGAGCAGAGCTGGCGCGCCGGCCTGTCGCTGCACCAGACCAGGCAGACGAGCGCTTTGAGCACTGGCGTGCCCGACCAGCTGAACACCCCGGGCGGAGTGAGCGACAGTTTCACCGGCAGCAGCAATACGGCGGGTCTGGATTTCGTGTGGAAATACTCGCACAACGGCAACTTCCGCGAGAGCTACCTGAAGGTACAGAGCGAATATTTCCGCCGCAAGGACAGCGGACAGCTGACCTACGACACCGCCGGGGCCAACCTCACCGGCAGTTACACCGGCACGCAAAGCGGCTGGTACCTGCAGAGCGTATATCAGTTCACGCCGAACTGGCGCAGCGGAATACGCTACGACCGGCTCGATCCGGGCACCGTCAGCCTGGGCGCGGCGCTCGCGGGCAAGGTCATCGCCAATTACGGCTACAACCCTTCGCGCTTCACCTGGATGGCGGACTACAACACCAGCGAGTTCGCGCGCATACGCCTGCAACTGGCGCATGACAACTCGCGCCAGGGTTTGGCGGACAACCAGTTATTCGTGCAATACATCATGGCCATGGGCGCGCACGGCGCGCACCAGTATTGA
- a CDS encoding NHL domain-containing protein, whose product MNIKEYLRKFTELSIMSAAIVALALTGCGGGGGGGGSAPASVLVSTFAGTSGSHAITDGIGATARFQIPAYIASDGTNLYVTDMYANNIRKIVIATGQVTTFAGSITGASGVTDAPSGPGTSALFNNPYGIVIDATNTKLYVADGYNHTIRQIVIATGVVTTLAGTVGTPGSADNATGTLASFRYPMGLSRIGTNLYVADSSNSTIRQIDLASASAAVTTLAGTPPSTGYFNGLTGASSVFYSPTSIATDGASFLYLTDTLNNDVRRIDVSTGATTLVAGGNSTLASSGVGSSDGIGANARFNQPMGITTDGSNLYVADTNNHTIRKIVIATGNVTTPAGAALVPGTADGAGPTARFNHPFGIIYINGALYVADYTNGSIRKVQL is encoded by the coding sequence ATGAACATCAAGGAATATCTGCGCAAGTTCACTGAACTCAGCATCATGTCTGCCGCGATCGTCGCGCTGGCTTTGACCGGTTGCGGAGGAGGCGGTGGCGGCGGAGGTAGCGCACCCGCTTCCGTCCTGGTCAGCACCTTTGCCGGCACTTCGGGATCGCATGCCATCACCGATGGCATCGGTGCAACCGCCCGCTTCCAGATTCCCGCTTATATCGCCAGTGACGGTACCAACCTGTACGTTACCGACATGTACGCCAACAACATCCGCAAGATCGTCATTGCCACCGGGCAGGTGACAACTTTCGCAGGCAGTATCACTGGCGCTTCGGGCGTTACCGACGCACCCAGCGGTCCCGGCACAAGTGCCCTGTTCAACAACCCCTATGGCATCGTCATCGATGCGACGAACACCAAACTGTATGTGGCTGACGGTTACAACCACACCATCCGTCAGATCGTCATCGCCACAGGGGTGGTCACTACGCTTGCCGGGACGGTGGGAACGCCCGGATCGGCAGACAACGCCACTGGCACCCTCGCAAGTTTCCGCTATCCCATGGGGCTCAGCCGAATCGGAACCAACCTGTACGTGGCCGATTCCAGCAATAGCACCATCCGCCAGATCGACCTTGCCAGTGCGAGTGCCGCCGTCACCACGCTGGCGGGCACCCCGCCAAGCACCGGCTATTTCAATGGCCTGACTGGAGCTTCCTCGGTGTTTTACTCACCCACGAGCATCGCCACCGACGGCGCCAGCTTCCTGTACCTGACCGACACACTCAATAACGACGTGCGCAGGATAGATGTCTCGACAGGTGCGACCACACTCGTCGCCGGGGGTAATTCCACGCTCGCCAGTTCCGGGGTCGGTTCGTCAGACGGCATCGGTGCAAACGCCCGATTCAATCAACCGATGGGCATCACTACCGATGGCAGCAATCTGTATGTGGCAGACACCAACAACCATACCATCCGCAAGATCGTCATCGCGACTGGCAACGTTACCACTCCTGCCGGAGCGGCACTCGTTCCCGGAACAGCCGATGGAGCCGGGCCGACGGCAAGGTTCAATCACCCATTCGGCATCATTTACATCAATGGTGCTTTGTACGTCGCGGATTACACCAATGGCAGCATCCGTAAGGTCCAGCTGTAG
- a CDS encoding energy transducer TonB, with protein MKYPSVTILQQPAPRLSFAVLFSFGLHAFILFGIAFVIPDWKDIPIVSQPLEVTLVNSKSSSRPDNANAYAQSNLDGGGNTEDDRHAKTPFPVLGDAKRFTPEQTTQRLRQLQQENKRLLTRLKGDYSVAVNKAQKQPSDSGADGHDLVQRSLEIVRLEAQISKSLSMYEKMPKRKYIGARTEEYRFAQYVEDWRAKVERVGNMNYPEVARSQKIYGSLTLTVSIRSDGSVESIEINRPSGQRILDASAIRIVKLSAPFSPFPPDIRKDTDVLSITRTWTFTSTDRLESE; from the coding sequence ATGAAATATCCTTCCGTCACCATCCTGCAACAGCCTGCACCGCGCCTGTCGTTCGCCGTGCTGTTCTCGTTCGGCCTGCACGCGTTCATCCTGTTCGGTATCGCCTTTGTCATTCCGGACTGGAAAGACATCCCCATCGTCAGCCAGCCGCTGGAAGTGACCCTGGTCAACAGCAAATCGAGCAGCCGTCCCGACAACGCCAACGCCTACGCGCAAAGCAATCTCGACGGCGGCGGCAACACCGAAGACGACCGGCATGCCAAGACGCCTTTCCCCGTACTCGGCGATGCAAAACGCTTCACCCCGGAACAGACCACCCAGCGTCTGCGCCAGTTGCAGCAGGAAAACAAACGACTGCTGACGCGCTTGAAAGGCGATTACAGCGTAGCCGTGAACAAGGCGCAAAAACAGCCCAGCGACTCGGGGGCCGACGGACACGACCTCGTGCAGCGCTCGCTGGAGATCGTGCGGCTGGAAGCCCAGATCAGCAAGAGCCTGAGCATGTATGAAAAGATGCCCAAGCGGAAATACATCGGCGCACGCACGGAAGAATACCGGTTCGCCCAATACGTCGAAGACTGGCGAGCCAAGGTAGAACGCGTCGGCAACATGAACTACCCCGAGGTCGCGCGCAGCCAGAAGATCTACGGCAGCCTCACCCTCACCGTCTCGATCCGCTCCGACGGCAGCGTGGAAAGCATAGAGATCAACCGCCCCTCGGGCCAGCGCATCCTCGACGCCTCCGCCATCCGCATCGTCAAACTCTCTGCGCCCTTCTCGCCCTTCCCGCCCGACATCCGCAAGGACACCGACGTCCTCAGCATCACCCGCACCTGGACCTTCACCAGCACGGACAGGTTGGAAAGCGAGTAG